One Paramisgurnus dabryanus chromosome 10, PD_genome_1.1, whole genome shotgun sequence genomic region harbors:
- the car15 gene encoding carbonic anhydrase 15: protein MMLFLMLMLSVVLLAQSYGDFDSDSTEFCYDDEHCDPYAWGDNYPSCHPLLDSHHSPINLNHHLIKNNSLDLLQLEGFNVTHKGQWRLINQGYSVVLEVGDGMQVSGGGLPGTYRTTQLHFHWGSLSSNGSEHTLDHLRFPMEMHIVNIKSTHPNLKSALEDPTGLAVLGIFIDVTYLHNENFQSISSALPSVAHKGQTKLITPFPLINLLPQNNLTQYYRYHGSLTTPPCSQVVLWTVYEVPIYISWGQFERFVRGIYSTEEDDDDQVLLHDNYRHIHPTYGRTVYASKDAKMLTNSVSHLMVFHLFNVLQLFGFLNL from the exons ATGATGTTATTTCTGATGCTGATGTTGTCTGTGGTTTTATTGGCACAGAGTTATG GTGATTTTGATTCGGATTCTACAGAATTCTGTTATGATGATGAGCATTGTG ATCCATATGCTTGGGGTGACAACTACCCCTCCTGCCATCCGCTTCTGGACAGCCATCATTCTCCCATCAATCTGAATCATCATCTGATAAAGAACAATTCTTTGGACTTGTTGCAACTGGAGGGGTTTAATGTTACTCATAAAGGCCAGTGGAGGCTCATAAATCAGGGTTACTCCG ttgttttggaGGTTGGTGATGGGATGCAGGTGAGTGGCGGAGGGCTTCCTGGAACTTATCGCACCACCCAGCTGCATTTTCACTGGGGAAGTCTCTCCTCAAATGGATCGGAACACACACTGGATCACCTGAGGTTCCCCATGGAG aTGCACATAGTCAATATCAAATCCACTCATCCAAATTTGAAATCTGCATTGGAGGACCCAACCGGCCTTGCAGTGCTGGGAATCTTCATTGAT GTGACTTATTTGCACAATGAAAACTTCCAGTCCATCTCAAGTGCTCTTCCTTCTGTTGCCCACAAAG GGCAAACCAAACTGATCACACCATTTCCTCTGATAAATCTCTTACCGCAGAACAACCTCACGCAGTATTATAGATATCATGGTAGTCTCACAACGCCACCCTGTTCACAGGTGGTTCTGTGGACCGTGTATGAAGTGCCCATCTATATTTCATGGGGTCAG TTTGAACGTTTTGTAAGAGGCATATATTCTACtgaggaagatgatgatgaCCAGGTTCTTCTGCATGACAACTACAGACACATCCACCCAACTTACGGACGCACTGTGTATGCTTCTAAAGATGCTAAGATGCTCACCAACAGTGTTTCTCATCTTATGGTCTTTCATCTTTTCAACGTTCTTCAGCTTTTTGGATTTTTAAACCTTTAG